The Oxyura jamaicensis isolate SHBP4307 breed ruddy duck chromosome Z, BPBGC_Ojam_1.0, whole genome shotgun sequence genome window below encodes:
- the SMIM15 gene encoding small integral membrane protein 15 gives MLDVKGWAEYVVEWAAKDPYGFLTTVILALTPLFIISAALSWKLAKMIEAREREQKKKQKRQENIAKAKRAKKD, from the coding sequence ATGTTGGACGTGAAGGGCTGGGCCGAGTACGTCGTGGAGTGGGCTGCCAAGGACCCGTACGGTTTCCTCACCACCGTCATCCTGGCCCTGACGCCGCTGTTCATAATCAGCGCGGCGCTGTCGTGGAAGCTCGCGAAAATGATCGAGGCCAGAGAGCGAGAGcaaaagaagaagcagaagcgCCAGGAGAACATTGCAAAAGCCAAGCGAGCCAAGAAGGATTAA